One window from the genome of Bdellovibrio sp. NC01 encodes:
- a CDS encoding methyl-accepting chemotaxis protein: protein MSVFAKVKFFNFLSICLIGALYLCIGSAFYFQKKADSAHRNRFESQRLADELRKSSRDLTENARTFVVTGEKKYLDTYWDIVKIRSGEKARPDGRTISLNQMMKDAGFTDQEFAFLDEAAKRSNDLVHTEEIAMNAAQGLFTDESGKFTVKKEADTKLARDLMHNQKYQDNVAYIMEPINKFEQAMSNRTLAAVDNYSSYANWSLGSVAIMIIGLSLTMFFSSFSLKEGIRMQTESLSTAYSQIRELVASLTGSSADLSTASTESAASLEETVASLEELTSMIKLNAENAKSASDLSNISQASAEEGTREIAALTQSMNEIAQSSKKIEEIIAVIDDIAFQTNLLALNAAVEAARAGEQGKGFSVVAEAVRALAMRSATSAKEISGLIKESVEQVEKGQDVAQSSAEVLKKIVDSVNKVAALNNEIATASNEQSTGVSQITQAMNQLDQATQTNAASAETISGAAGSLNTSTMGLTSTISNLALLTGIKQKAG, encoded by the coding sequence ATGAGCGTATTTGCCAAAGTTAAGTTTTTTAATTTTTTATCAATCTGTTTAATCGGCGCACTTTATCTGTGCATCGGAAGTGCATTCTACTTCCAGAAAAAAGCGGACTCGGCCCATCGCAATCGTTTTGAATCACAACGACTTGCCGATGAGTTGCGTAAAAGTTCACGCGACTTGACTGAAAACGCGCGTACTTTCGTTGTGACGGGTGAAAAAAAATATCTAGATACTTATTGGGATATCGTAAAAATTCGTAGCGGCGAAAAAGCTCGTCCTGATGGTCGTACGATTTCTTTGAATCAAATGATGAAAGATGCGGGCTTTACGGATCAAGAGTTTGCATTCTTGGACGAGGCAGCAAAACGTTCCAACGATCTTGTGCATACAGAAGAGATCGCGATGAATGCAGCCCAAGGATTGTTCACTGATGAAAGCGGCAAGTTCACTGTGAAAAAAGAAGCGGACACAAAATTGGCCCGCGATCTTATGCATAATCAAAAATATCAAGACAACGTGGCGTACATCATGGAGCCCATCAATAAGTTCGAACAAGCGATGAGCAATCGTACCTTGGCCGCGGTGGATAATTATTCTTCTTATGCCAACTGGTCATTGGGTTCGGTTGCCATCATGATCATTGGTTTGTCTTTGACGATGTTCTTCTCTTCTTTCTCTTTGAAAGAAGGTATCCGTATGCAAACAGAATCTTTGTCGACTGCGTATTCGCAAATTCGCGAATTGGTGGCAAGTTTGACGGGTTCAAGTGCGGATCTTTCGACGGCGTCGACGGAATCAGCCGCTTCGCTTGAAGAAACGGTGGCCTCTTTGGAAGAGCTGACGAGCATGATTAAGTTAAATGCCGAAAATGCCAAATCGGCCTCTGATCTTTCTAATATTTCTCAGGCTTCAGCAGAAGAAGGTACGCGTGAAATCGCAGCGTTGACGCAATCAATGAATGAGATCGCGCAATCTTCTAAAAAAATCGAAGAAATCATCGCGGTTATCGACGATATCGCGTTCCAAACGAATTTGTTGGCGCTAAATGCAGCGGTTGAAGCCGCTCGTGCGGGAGAGCAAGGTAAAGGTTTCTCTGTCGTTGCAGAAGCAGTCCGTGCTTTGGCGATGAGAAGTGCGACGTCGGCAAAAGAAATTTCTGGCTTGATCAAAGAAAGCGTTGAACAAGTTGAAAAAGGTCAAGATGTTGCGCAATCAAGTGCCGAAGTACTAAAGAAAATCGTGGATTCAGTGAATAAAGTTGCAGCTTTGAATAATGAGATTGCAACAGCAAGTAACGAGCAAAGCACAGGTGTTTCGCAAATTACGCAAGCGATGAATCAATTGGATCAAGCGACGCAAACCAATGCAGCCTCTGCAGAAACTATTTCTGGGGCTGCGGGCAGTTTGAATACCTCAACGATGGGTTTAACAAGCACGATTTCAAATCTGGCGTTGTTAACGGGTATTAAGCAGAAAGCAGGCTAG
- a CDS encoding serine protease, protein MKKAHIALPLLMPALLITACGRVPSKQQIQSTENTQGVVYTSDSRKEISEVKTPAVLKIARSAVAFIDYNNMERRGDEYVMSARTLKDEFNMCSNQRYADQQSVANCSGILISPKHVLTAGHCINEDTCYLYKMVFDFKHESPFYASDRQNYRIPSNNVYSCKKVVARVSQPGWTTHDYSIVELDRPVQGREPVSPSYKTLKPNDPVFTLGFPTGIAMKWAHGMVRVDLNETTYKTAIDTFSGNSGSPVFDEKSGALIGILTGGESDFVYNPQDACNDIKVCASGTCMGERVFKLSAIASVLKKYAR, encoded by the coding sequence ATGAAAAAAGCACACATTGCCCTTCCCCTATTGATGCCGGCTTTATTAATCACTGCTTGTGGACGAGTTCCTTCAAAGCAGCAAATTCAATCGACAGAAAACACTCAAGGAGTGGTTTACACGTCTGACTCACGTAAAGAGATTTCAGAAGTTAAAACTCCTGCGGTTTTAAAGATCGCGCGTTCAGCGGTTGCATTTATCGACTATAACAATATGGAAAGACGCGGTGACGAGTACGTTATGTCTGCGCGTACTTTGAAAGATGAATTTAACATGTGTAGCAATCAGCGCTATGCGGACCAACAAAGCGTCGCGAATTGTTCCGGTATCTTGATTTCGCCAAAACATGTTTTGACTGCCGGCCACTGCATCAACGAAGACACTTGTTATCTTTATAAAATGGTCTTCGACTTTAAACACGAATCACCGTTCTATGCATCAGACCGTCAAAACTATCGCATTCCTTCAAACAATGTTTATTCATGCAAAAAAGTCGTCGCCCGTGTTTCACAACCTGGCTGGACAACGCATGATTATTCTATTGTTGAATTGGATCGCCCTGTACAAGGTCGCGAACCTGTTAGCCCTAGCTATAAAACTTTGAAACCAAATGACCCCGTGTTCACTTTGGGTTTCCCAACAGGAATCGCCATGAAATGGGCGCACGGCATGGTGCGTGTCGATCTTAATGAAACAACTTATAAGACAGCGATCGATACTTTTTCTGGAAATTCAGGCTCGCCTGTATTTGATGAAAAATCGGGAGCTTTGATTGGTATTCTGACTGGTGGTGAAAGTGATTTCGTTTACAACCCGCAAGATGCCTGCAACGACATTAAAGTCTGCGCTTCAGGCACCTGCATGGGTGAGCGCGTATTTAAACTTTCAGCGATTGCTTCCGTTTTGAAAAAATACGCGCGCTAA